GAGGTACATCTGATAGATAAGCACACTCAATAAGATAAGACCGAAAAGAGACAAAAGTAGCAGATAATATTGCATACGTCATTGTATAATAAATCAAAATAGCAAGTCAAAAGGAGGGTGCCATGCATTTCGAAAAGGATGTCCAAAAAACGAAAGAGTTTCTCAAAGATTTTGCACAGGTCGCCTCATTGGAAGATATCCAACAAGCCAACAGGATTGTGCGAGCGGTATTGCGAGTATTGCGAAGACGAGTGGCCCCTCAAGAGTATCTTGATCTGCTAGCTCAGCTTCCTATCTGCATCAAAGCCGAAGGGGTAGAGGGATGGAGATTGAGTGAATTTCCCGATAAGTCTATAAGAAAAGTGAAAAATTTTATCGAAGCAGTGATGAAAGAGGATCGGGGATCCCATAAAGATTTTGGTGACGATCCTGAACGTGCGAAAGCATTGGTCAAAGCCTTTTTTGCCTTTTTGAAGCGTCATATTAGTCCGGGTGAAATAGAAGATCTTGCAGATGAACTCCCTGAAGAGATCAAAAAGTTTGTGCAAGAGGCTTGAATTTTACGAGTAAGAAGCAGTCAGCTTTGCAATATCGTCTATTAAACTGATTAATCTATTGCTGGTGTGATGCATTTTTTCGAGATACTCTTTTATATCTTTATCTGAACCCATCTCTTTGAATGCTTGTGCTTCATATGCCAGCTCATGCAGTTGGTGATGGAGCGGAATTAATCGTTGCAGTTTTTGTTGTATAAGTTTTTTATTTTTAATCTTTGTAACCTCTTGCTGAAATTCTTGCAAATATTTGGAAAGTGCACACGTTTTTTCATCTATTATAGGAAGATCATCACTTTTTCCAGTTAAAAACTCCTCGATCTTCTTTATCCACGCTTTATGCTCCATTTTTGCATACAAAAGTTTCAAAGAATCCTTTTTGGACACACTATCATGATAAAGATAGTTTGTTACTTTGTATTGTGTGATCCATTGAAGAGCATCTTGCAGTTTTTTTGGTTTCGCAATTTCATATCCTTGAATATAATGGATACCTATTTCGTTTAAAGTAGGTATGATATCCGATGTTTCCACCCCAAGAGCTATTACATCTTTTAAAAATGCTTCAGCAACTGCATAGGATCCTTCCAATATGGCAAAATTTTCTATATCCTGGATGGCGTTGATGATTAAACTCTTATCAACTTTGATAAAATCAAACGGAAAATTGATAAAATGGGTCAAGGTGAAATATTCTCCTTTGAAGTTGTCTATTAAAATCTTGATACCATGTTTTTTACATACTTCAAATATATCATGATTGCTGCTTCTATTTTCTCCTAGTCCTTTTTCTTCAATTTCAAAAATAACAAGGTCGCAATGTTCAAATGTACTGAAAATTTCATCGATCATCTCAATAAATTTTTTATGGTAAAAAATATTGCTGTCGATATTTATGGAAATGTATGGGTGAAAGCCGTTGCTTATGAAGCTTTGTAAATCATGCATAGATTGCACAATGACAAATTTATGAAGTTTTAAAAGTGTTTCGAAACTTTTAATATATGATAAAAATGCAGAAGGGACCAAGAGGTCTTTATGATATAAGTTCCACCGTACTAATGCTTCGAAACCGAAAACCGATCCCTGTTTGGTATCGATGATGGGCTGATAATATACAATGAACTCTTTATTTTTCATACCTTTGTCAAAATCAAATTTTGATCGCGTTTCCAAAACTTTATCATCAAAAAAGACATATCGGTTTTTTCCCGTTGTTTTTGCTTTGTACATAGCAATATCGGCTTCTCGTATCAAATGTTCTGCATCTTTGTCTTTATTGTACTCTCTTGGAAAAAAGGTTATCCCTATGCTTGCAGTGGCTTTTAATTGGTGTCCATTTATATCGACCGTTTTTGAAGCGGCCTCTAAAATTCTATAAAATATGCTATCGTTAAAACTTCTCATCTCAATATCTTGTATGATTCCTAAAAACTCGTCTCCACCGATTCTTGCGATTGTATCTTCACCTCGTATCACTTCTTGTAGATTTTTGGCTACTTTTTTTAAAAAGATATCTCCCACCTGGTGACCATATTTGTCATTTATCTCTTTGAAGCCATCAAGATCGATGTACAATACGGCAATCATCGAACCTCTTCTTTTTGCTCGTTCCATTGCGACTTGAAGCCTATCGATTGCTAAGGCTCTGTTGGGAAGACCAGTTAAAGGATCATGGTAGGCAGCATATTCCAGTTTTTTTTCTTGTTTTTTTATCCTACTTATATCTTTGACAAAAAGAATATAGTATTGTAAACCATTGATTGATAAAGGAAAACCACTGATCATAACGGGGAGGAGTGATAGAGACCGGGCATTTTTTATCCAACACTCATTGATAAATTTTTTCCTGTTTATGATTGAGTCTAAAACGGTTTTATTCTTACAAAAATCTATATAATCTTTAAAAAACTGCAAGATATTGATATGATCCAATTCCGATCTTTTCATGCCCGCCATATTCATAAAAGATTCATTGATATCAAAGAGATTATTTTTTTCATCGAATATGATTATCCCATCTAAAGATGAGGAGAAGATATCTTTATAAATTTTTAGATGTTCTTTGAGTTTTTGTTCTTTGTCATATCTATCAAGGAGTTGGATGCTGTTTTTGATATGGGCATTCAATATGGAGAGAATGAGATTGATGAGTCTTTCCCTATCCTCTTTCATTATCGTTTTGCTATATTCTATAGCTTCTGCCTTCTCTTTACCTTCTTGTATGAGCTTGGCAGCGATTCCTAACACTCTATCGTGATTTAAAATATGGTGCGCAAGCCATTGGGCCAAATATTCTAAAAGAGATAGAACATCCCTATTTTGTACACTCTTGTTTTCATATTTTTTGGAAAGGGAATCGATCGTCTCGATGAAACTTTGATGGACTTTTTTATGTGTGCTATATTCTTGATCATCTGGAAAATATTTTTCCCACAACTTCTCTTCGGTAGTGAAATGGTAGATAGTATACTCTTTGAGTCTCCTCAAGATCGATTGTAAATCTTTTGTTTTTCTCTTTTCATCGTCTTCTTCGATTATATTGGAGATTGCATTGAGGATATCTACCAGTTTTTTATGTTGCATATCGATCTCTTCGATACCGATCTCAAAACTTTTATACCAGGGAAAGATTTTGATCATATTATTCCTTATGGCAAGATAAGCCCTTATCTATGTGACAACACAATTGTATCCAAAACCCTTGAGGATTCTTTTTTGAAAAGATATGCGAGTGTGATAAGAGGTAGAGTCTAATGGTGGAGCATACCGGGCTCGAACCGGTGACCTCCACGCTGCCAGCGTGGCGCTCTCCCAGCTGAGCTAATGCCCCGTAAGGGTTGCAATTATATCAAAATTTGCTACAAAATCAAAACAGTTCGAATATGGCTACTGTCACCCAGATGCCAACAGTCAAAAAAAGTGAAAGAAGAACTGCTGCCGCTCCCGCATCTTTGGCAGCTTTTGCCAAAGGGTGATGATTGGGGGAAACGAGGTCGACGACCCGCTCTATCGCACTGTTGAGAAGTTCTGTGATGAGTGGAATGAACAGCGATGTCTGCAAAATAGTTTTCGATAGAAGTGCAATCGGTAAAAGCCAAAAGGTTATGGAAAATAGAAAAAAGAGTATGACTTCTATTTTGAAGCTGGTTTCACTCCGCCAGCACTCGATAAGACCATCAAGTGCATAGCGTGCGTTTTTAAAAAGATGATATTTTGGTTGGTTTCTCATTGGACAAAAAAGCTTTGAGCCTCTTTTTTTGTCTCAAATGGAGAAGTTTTTATGGTGGTTTGGCCTATTTGCACATCATACTCATTTTCAGGTTTTGCTTTTGAGTATGTCAAGGCGATTTTTGCCGCAAGTTCCTTGTCCTCGTTACTAGCCGTTTTAGAAATCAGACTCAAAGGGCCTGGCAATGGTAAAGTGAATTTTTCATATTTGGTCACCTCTATAGCTCCCAATTTCTCATTTTCCTCTTTGTTCCTGCTCACTACCAGTTTTGCTCCCCCAGGAAGTCTGAAGTGTCTGCCCCATTTGAGTACGTCGATATCTTCAAGATCGAATGAGTCATATTTGATATGGTCTCGTATTTTGGTACTAAAATTCTCATCTGTCAGGAGGCATCCACCGCTTGGACTCTCGTAATCTTCTATTCCATATTTTTTGGCAAGCTCCATTTGTACCTCACGGCTTCTTCCGCTGATGCCATATAGCTTCTCTCTATCGACCCATCCTTTTTGCTCTGGAAGAGTAGGCGGAAGGAGTTTAGCGCTTAACGGTCTCAAAATGAGCCCATCTGCCTCTGAGAGATCTTCTACTTTTTTCAGTGCATCAAATCGTTGGCTCATAGGGCGTTGTCCAACTACTTCACCACTTATGACAAAATGAGCATCAAATTTTGGTAGCAGAGCCTTTGCCACTCGGATCATATTGGCATGACAATCGATACAAGGGTTGAAGTGCTTTCCGTAGCCATATTTTGGATCAAAAAGAATATCTTGGATGAACTGTTCCCGGATATTGACTATTTCCAGTTTTGCACCAATTTTTTGGGTAATTTTTTCCAGATACTCTTTTTTCTGTTCTGCGTTTCTGCCGCCAAATCCGGTATCGAAATGAAGACCGATAACATCGACTCCTTGATCAATGATCAATTTCATGGCCAGAAGACTGTCCAGTCCTCCGCTAAAAAGTGCGAGTGCTCGAATTTTACTCAATGATCAACTCCCCCTCTTTTAATCTTTTGATGTTCTCTTTGTATTTTCGAATCAAAAAGCTTTTTTGGTTGAAAGGAAAGTCTCCTTTGACAACCTCTTGAATTTTCTGTTCGTAATATTTTATCAAAAAGACTAATAACTCGCTCCGTATATGCTCTTCTTCGAATACTAAAATATCTTCATTGAGTAAAATCGAGCGTATTTTTGGGTGGTCTACTCTGTTTTGCAAAGTGAGTTCAAACTCTTCTTGATGATAGGTAAAATGGCTGGCATCGATAATATCCAGTATGATGTCTACCGTATGGGGTTTTGTAAGCATCGTTTTTATGATACTAAGCTCTTTGGGATCATGTACCTCCATTGTATAGTTCACATCTTTTTTTTGCTGTGGGTGCAGCACTATTTTAGAGGGTAAGATATTTAGCAATGCCGCTAGATACTCTTTGTACTCTTCTTGCAAAAGAGGTGATAAAGTTTTGAGAAAGTCTATTCCTTCAAAGAGAGCTTTCTCTTTCTCTCTTGGGTTTTTAATGTCATATTTTTGTACGGTTTTTTCAAGAACAAACTCTACAAATGGGATAGGCTTGGCAAAGAGACGCTGCAGTTCTTGAAGTTGAGCTTTTTTTACCATATCGGCAGGATCCTGGTCTTGGGTGAAAATAACTACGCCACCTTCGATATCTGCTTTTGTGAGCATCTTAGAAGCTTTCAAAGCTGCTTCGATACCCGCTCTGTCGCCATCATAGGCAAGAATCACACGCGGCTCTCCTTTTCTAAGAAGCGGCAGATGCGAGGGTGTCAAAGCAGTCCCCAGTGTTGCTACAGCATTTTGAAAACCTGCTTGGTGCAGCATCACTACATCCAGATACCCTTCACAGACGATCAGCTCTTTTTTCTTGTAGATCTCTTGTTTCGCAAGATGGTAGCCATAAAGAATTTTTGATTTGTGAAAAAGTTTCGTTTCTGGAGAGTTGAGATATTTAGCCGGATGATTCGTTATGGTTCTACCCCCAAATCCCACAAGGGCTCCATTTGGTGAATAGATCGGAAAAGTGATACGCTCAACAAGTCTTGCATAGACTCGTCCCGAATCTTGGGAGAGGATACCAGTTTGTATCGCGTCTTGCAAAGGAATGAACTCTTTTTTGAGATATTGGATTTGTGTATTGCCCTCTGGAGCGTAGCCGAGCTCAAATTTTTCGATCGAATTGTTGGCAACCCCTCTTTGTTTGAGGTAATCCAGTGCCTTTTTTTTGGAAAAGAGTTCCTTTTTATAGAGTCTGTTGATGGACTCTAACGCTTTAAAAAGATTGCTGCTGGACTCTTTTGATCCTATTCTTTGCAAAGAGAAATTATACATTCCAGCAAGTTTTTCGATGGCCTCTGGGTAGCTCAGTTTTTCATATTCCATCAAAAATTTGATCGCATCTCCTCCGGCACCACACCCAAAGCAGTGAAAAATCTGTTTGGAAGGACTGACAACAAAACTTGGAGTATCTTCTTGGTGGAAAGGGCAAAGCGCTTTATAGTTGGAACCCGCTTTTTTGAGTTCTATGTAGTTACCGATAACATCAACGATATCGACGATATTTTTGAGCTGTTCTATGGAGTTTTGATCTATCATAGGGGTATTATAGTATAATTCCCACAAAGGAGCTTGCTTGGACTTTTTGGTGGGATACCGCGATCCTCTTTTTGGTCTGATTATCTTTTTTGGTCTTATCTTTATCATCTCTTTTTTCAGCTACGCATGGGGGCTTTTTAAGAGCAAAAAGCAAAAAAATTCGTTAGAGCAGTTTTTTAAGCGGTTTGATGAAAACGCCAAATCGGAGCCTTTGCAGTTTTCAGGAGAAGAGAAAGAGAGAGAGGCTCTCGTACAGCTTGCCAAGGCTTATACAAAAAATGGAGATTTTGAAAAGGCGATAGGAATCTATCTGCAGCTAAAAGAGTCTACCGATGATATCCAAGAAAGAGTGCTCATACTCAAGCAGCTTGCAAAACTTTACTACAAAGCCGGATTTCTGGCCCGAAGTATCGAGATATATGAAGAGATTTTGCGGTATTTTCCAAGATCAGCGGATGTTCTTTTTGAGTTGATGCTGATATATGAGAAGATGAATGATATGCAAAACGCTCTTAAAATCAAAGAAGCACTCGACGAACTCGGTCATACCAGTTCTGATGCCAACTATCTCATGGCTAGAAAATTTATAGTTTCCAATGAAATTGATGATCTTGTGACGCTTTATAAAGAGCATCCTGCTCTTGTGCGAGTTATTTTCACCCATCTTTTCAAAACAGACCCTCAAATGGCTTGGAGCGTATTGGACCCGAAAGATTATGAACAGGTTGTAGATATATTATGGAGACTGGAAAAGGATCAGATTCGAACAGACCATCCTTTTTTGCAAGCGCTCTATACCGCCAAAGGGTATGGAAAATTTACAGAAACAAGTGACATATTCGAGTTCGATGTTTTGATACACTATCCAAAAGCGGATCTTGATTTTGAGTATCTGTGTCCAAAATGCAAAAATATCTTTCCATTTGCCTACAGTCGATGTCCCAATTGCCAAAGTGTAGAGTCACCGAAAGTGGAATTGATTTTACGACCAAAGGAAGAAAAACGTGAAGAAAGTTTCTCTGTTTAGTGACGGATCGAGCCTTGGAAATCCAGGACCGGGAGGGTACTGTGCTATTTTGCGTTATAAAGACAATGAAAAGATCATCAAAGGAGGTGAACCCCATACAACCAACAACAGAATGGAACTCAAAGCTGTGATAGAAGGTTTGAAGGCTCTTAAAGAGCCCTGTATAGTAACTGTCTATAGTGATTCTAACTATGTGGTTCAGGCGATCAACTCATGGCTTTCAGGATGGATCAAAAAAGATTTTAAAAATGTGAAAAATCCGGATCTTTGGAAGGAATTTATCGAAGTTGCAAAACCGCATCGCATCAAGGCAGTTTGGGTAAAGGGTCACAGTGGTCATGAGGAGAATGAGAGGTGTGACAAAATTGCCAAAGAGATGGCAAAGGAAGCGGGAATTGGATAGAATAACAAAAAAGAGAATGAGAGAAGAAGAAGCCATTCTTTTTCTCTGGTTCTTCTAAAGAGGTGATTGATGAAACAGTTGGAAGAGTTTGAAAAAAAACTCGGTTACAGTTTTGAAGATAAAAAGCTTTTGAAAGAGGCATTGACGCACAAAAGCTATAAGAGTCCTGTGAATAACGAGCGTTTGGAGTTTTTGGGTGATGCTGTTTTGGACCTGGTGGTAGGAGAGTATCTTTTTAAAAAGTTTCCCAAAGCAAACGAAGGAGAGCTTTCGAAACTTCGTGCATCACTAGTCAATGAAGAGGGATTTGCGAAGTTGGCGCAAAAGCTTGATATCGGAAAATATATCTTCATCTCCCAAGCAGAAGAGAATAATCAAGGACGAACAAAACCGAGTCTTCTCTCCAACGCTTTTGAAGCGGTCATGGGCGCTATATATCTCGAAAAAGGACTCGAAAAGGTTCGTGAACTCTCCTTGAAACTTTTGGAAGAAGCCTATCCAAAAATCGACCTTGACTCTTTGTTTAAAGATTTTAAAACCGCGTTGCAGGAATTCACCCAGGCGCATTACGGTATAACTCCTACATACAAGCTTCTTGGCTCAAGCGGGCCGGATCATAAAAAAGAGTTCGAAGTGGCGGTGCTGCTGCATGAAGAGACGATTTCCACTGCAAAAGGACGAAGTAAAAAGGCCGCTCAGCAAGAGGCTGCAAAAGAGGCACTCAAAATCTTGAAGGCACGCAATGAATAGTTTTGGCAAACGACTTATCATGACGACCTTTGGGGAGTCTCACGGAAAAGCTATCGGATGTGTTTTAGATGGCGTACCGGCCGGGCTGGATATAGATGAAACATTTATACAAAATGAGCTGGATCGTAGACGTCCTGGAAAAAGCAAATTCGCCACGGCACGAAAAGAATTAGATGAGGTGCAGATTTTAAGCGGCGTATTTGAAGGGAGAAGTACTGGTACGCCTATTGCGATGGTGATATTCAACAAAGACCAAAAAAGCAGAGATTACTCCAATATCAAAGATATCTTTCGACCAGGTCATGCCGATTTTACCTACTGGCATAAATATGGCATCAGGGATTATCGGGGTGGTGGCAGAAGCAGTGCCAGAGAGACTGCTGCCAGGGTTGCCGCAGGTGCGGTTGCGAAGCTTTTACTCAAAGAGTTTGGCATCGAAGTGGAAGCCGGTGTGTGTGAAGTAGCTGGAATCGAGGCGAAAGAATTTGATTTTGATTATGCAAAAACAAGTGAGATATTCGCACTAGATCCTTATGTTGAAACTTTACAAAAAGAGGCTATTCTAAAAGCCAAGGAGGCGCACGACAGCGTTGGGGGTGCGGTGCTCGTTCGAGCTACCAATCTTCCCGTGGGGCTTGGAGAGCCGATCTACTATAAATTGGATGCGGTACTCGCTGAGGCACTCATGAGTATCAACGCAGCGAAAGCTGTCGATATCGGTTTGGGTCGAGAAGCCAGTAGGTTGTATGGATCCCAAAACAATGACCAGATCACCAAAGAGGGTTTTATTTCCAATAATGCCGGAGGTATATTGGGCGGTATCAGCAACGGTGAGGATGTGATAGCAAAAGTGTGGTTCAAGCCAACGCCCTCTATTTTTCAAAAACAGCGATCCATCGATGTAAACGGCAATGAGGTTGAAGTGGAACTCAAAGGCAGGCACGATCCGTTTGTAGCTGCAAGGGGAAGCGTTGTTGCTGAAGCGATGATGGCTTTGGTCATAGCGGATATGCTTTTACTCAATGCAACAAGCCAGCTCTCTCATCTCAAAAAAGTCTATTTATAAGCCGATAATGAGACAAAGGAGATATTATGAATGTCTCAAGTGTCAATGATATAGCAGCATATTCCATATGGCAAAAACAGCAAAGTGTCAAAAACCACGTAGAAGTTTCTATGCTGAAAAAAGCGATGCAATTGCAGCAAGAAATGATGCAAAAGATGTTAGAGGGTATCCAGCAAACAAGTGGTGCGAAAACACCACCTCCCAATCCAAACGGAACGATTAGCCTGTATGCTTAATCTTCGCTATAAGGAAGTTCTAGTGCTTTGATGTGCGAGATGGCACTGCCGGCGATCCCTTTGATGCTGGCGTACATACTGATTGTATTTTCCAAAACCTTTTCGATCTGTTTTTGACGCTGCTTCCAGATCCTTGCCATTGCCCGTTTTTCTGCTTCAAGATCTTGTTGCATCTGAGTAAAGCCTTCCACAATCGCTTCGATCTGCATGCGAAACTCATCTGAGGTGAGATAGCTATAGAGCATTGCCATCTTCTCTCCTCTGTTTTCCTGGCTTTTTTTGATGAGGGCTATTTTGATGAGATTTTCGCGTAAAATGGCGCTTAGGGCTTTGAACTCTTCAAAACTGCATACCCATACTCCATCCACAAAGCCCATACGATCCATACCTTTTGGCATACTTTGTGTCACGAGCACTCCTATATCGCAACCAATGTTTCGCATATCGGCCTTGAATTTTTCGATCCACTCTTTTTTGAACTCTTTTGCCCTCTTGCTTTCATAATATATTTTGCCGCAGTTTTGCAGCTCCCTTGTATTGACAATCTGGATACAGTCTGCCCCTCTTTGCCCCTTTTTGATCTCTTCGATCGTATCGAATGGAAACTGGTTTTTCAAATACTCTTCAATGGCAAGCTCTTGTACCTCTCCTTGAAGCTGCTGGGAGGTTAGTTCTGCTTTCCTTTTGGCCTCTTCGAGTTGATGTTTGAGATCTTCGAGCTGTTTCTCTTTCTCTTTGAGTTTGAGTTCATTTTCTTGAGCCAACTGTTTCGCAAGCTGCTCTTTCGCCTTGGATAGTTCTTCACTTAACTCTTTTTGGGCTTGCAGCCTGGCCTGCCGGATGGCCTCATCTTTTTGGCGTTTGAGTTTTTCTATCTCTATTTTTGCTTCGTTGAGCTCTTTCACTTGATTGCTTTTCTCTTCCAGCTCTTTTTCAAGGCTCTCTATGATCGATTTTTGCTCATTTTCGAGCCGTTTTTTTATTTCCCTTTCTAGATTTTGCCGCTCTTTTGAAAGAAGCTCTTGAGCCAGTTGGTTTGCTTTTGCTTCCAGTGCCGTCTCTTTTGCTTTGAGAGCCTCTTCCTGGACTTTGAGCTTTGAGAGTTCATTTTTATACTGCTTTCTATGTTCCTCAATCTCTTTTTGCAGCTTTGCTTTGGCTGCTTTTTCTATCTCTTCGTAAAGTGTCTGGTTGATATCGATTACATAGCCGCAATTAGGACATTTGATGGTATGCATG
The Nitratiruptor sp. SB155-2 genome window above contains:
- the dnaG gene encoding DNA primase produces the protein MIDQNSIEQLKNIVDIVDVIGNYIELKKAGSNYKALCPFHQEDTPSFVVSPSKQIFHCFGCGAGGDAIKFLMEYEKLSYPEAIEKLAGMYNFSLQRIGSKESSSNLFKALESINRLYKKELFSKKKALDYLKQRGVANNSIEKFELGYAPEGNTQIQYLKKEFIPLQDAIQTGILSQDSGRVYARLVERITFPIYSPNGALVGFGGRTITNHPAKYLNSPETKLFHKSKILYGYHLAKQEIYKKKELIVCEGYLDVVMLHQAGFQNAVATLGTALTPSHLPLLRKGEPRVILAYDGDRAGIEAALKASKMLTKADIEGGVVIFTQDQDPADMVKKAQLQELQRLFAKPIPFVEFVLEKTVQKYDIKNPREKEKALFEGIDFLKTLSPLLQEEYKEYLAALLNILPSKIVLHPQQKKDVNYTMEVHDPKELSIIKTMLTKPHTVDIILDIIDASHFTYHQEEFELTLQNRVDHPKIRSILLNEDILVFEEEHIRSELLVFLIKYYEQKIQEVVKGDFPFNQKSFLIRKYKENIKRLKEGELIIE
- a CDS encoding diacylglycerol kinase — protein: MRNQPKYHLFKNARYALDGLIECWRSETSFKIEVILFFLFSITFWLLPIALLSKTILQTSLFIPLITELLNSAIERVVDLVSPNHHPLAKAAKDAGAAAVLLSLFLTVGIWVTVAIFELF
- a CDS encoding 7-cyano-7-deazaguanine synthase, with the translated sequence MSKIRALALFSGGLDSLLAMKLIIDQGVDVIGLHFDTGFGGRNAEQKKEYLEKITQKIGAKLEIVNIREQFIQDILFDPKYGYGKHFNPCIDCHANMIRVAKALLPKFDAHFVISGEVVGQRPMSQRFDALKKVEDLSEADGLILRPLSAKLLPPTLPEQKGWVDREKLYGISGRSREVQMELAKKYGIEDYESPSGGCLLTDENFSTKIRDHIKYDSFDLEDIDVLKWGRHFRLPGGAKLVVSRNKEENEKLGAIEVTKYEKFTLPLPGPLSLISKTASNEDKELAAKIALTYSKAKPENEYDVQIGQTTIKTSPFETKKEAQSFFVQ
- a CDS encoding DUF2130 domain-containing protein, which gives rise to MHTIKCPNCGYVIDINQTLYEEIEKAAKAKLQKEIEEHRKQYKNELSKLKVQEEALKAKETALEAKANQLAQELLSKERQNLEREIKKRLENEQKSIIESLEKELEEKSNQVKELNEAKIEIEKLKRQKDEAIRQARLQAQKELSEELSKAKEQLAKQLAQENELKLKEKEKQLEDLKHQLEEAKRKAELTSQQLQGEVQELAIEEYLKNQFPFDTIEEIKKGQRGADCIQIVNTRELQNCGKIYYESKRAKEFKKEWIEKFKADMRNIGCDIGVLVTQSMPKGMDRMGFVDGVWVCSFEEFKALSAILRENLIKIALIKKSQENRGEKMAMLYSYLTSDEFRMQIEAIVEGFTQMQQDLEAEKRAMARIWKQRQKQIEKVLENTISMYASIKGIAGSAISHIKALELPYSED
- the rnc gene encoding ribonuclease III, coding for MKQLEEFEKKLGYSFEDKKLLKEALTHKSYKSPVNNERLEFLGDAVLDLVVGEYLFKKFPKANEGELSKLRASLVNEEGFAKLAQKLDIGKYIFISQAEENNQGRTKPSLLSNAFEAVMGAIYLEKGLEKVRELSLKLLEEAYPKIDLDSLFKDFKTALQEFTQAHYGITPTYKLLGSSGPDHKKEFEVAVLLHEETISTAKGRSKKAAQQEAAKEALKILKARNE
- the rnhA gene encoding ribonuclease HI encodes the protein MKKVSLFSDGSSLGNPGPGGYCAILRYKDNEKIIKGGEPHTTNNRMELKAVIEGLKALKEPCIVTVYSDSNYVVQAINSWLSGWIKKDFKNVKNPDLWKEFIEVAKPHRIKAVWVKGHSGHEENERCDKIAKEMAKEAGIG
- a CDS encoding DUF2267 domain-containing protein produces the protein MHFEKDVQKTKEFLKDFAQVASLEDIQQANRIVRAVLRVLRRRVAPQEYLDLLAQLPICIKAEGVEGWRLSEFPDKSIRKVKNFIEAVMKEDRGSHKDFGDDPERAKALVKAFFAFLKRHISPGEIEDLADELPEEIKKFVQEA
- a CDS encoding putative motility protein, whose translation is MNVSSVNDIAAYSIWQKQQSVKNHVEVSMLKKAMQLQQEMMQKMLEGIQQTSGAKTPPPNPNGTISLYA
- a CDS encoding tetratricopeptide repeat protein, with translation MDFLVGYRDPLFGLIIFFGLIFIISFFSYAWGLFKSKKQKNSLEQFFKRFDENAKSEPLQFSGEEKEREALVQLAKAYTKNGDFEKAIGIYLQLKESTDDIQERVLILKQLAKLYYKAGFLARSIEIYEEILRYFPRSADVLFELMLIYEKMNDMQNALKIKEALDELGHTSSDANYLMARKFIVSNEIDDLVTLYKEHPALVRVIFTHLFKTDPQMAWSVLDPKDYEQVVDILWRLEKDQIRTDHPFLQALYTAKGYGKFTETSDIFEFDVLIHYPKADLDFEYLCPKCKNIFPFAYSRCPNCQSVESPKVELILRPKEEKREESFSV
- a CDS encoding bacteriohemerythrin, producing the protein MIKIFPWYKSFEIGIEEIDMQHKKLVDILNAISNIIEEDDEKRKTKDLQSILRRLKEYTIYHFTTEEKLWEKYFPDDQEYSTHKKVHQSFIETIDSLSKKYENKSVQNRDVLSLLEYLAQWLAHHILNHDRVLGIAAKLIQEGKEKAEAIEYSKTIMKEDRERLINLILSILNAHIKNSIQLLDRYDKEQKLKEHLKIYKDIFSSSLDGIIIFDEKNNLFDINESFMNMAGMKRSELDHINILQFFKDYIDFCKNKTVLDSIINRKKFINECWIKNARSLSLLPVMISGFPLSINGLQYYILFVKDISRIKKQEKKLEYAAYHDPLTGLPNRALAIDRLQVAMERAKRRGSMIAVLYIDLDGFKEINDKYGHQVGDIFLKKVAKNLQEVIRGEDTIARIGGDEFLGIIQDIEMRSFNDSIFYRILEAASKTVDINGHQLKATASIGITFFPREYNKDKDAEHLIREADIAMYKAKTTGKNRYVFFDDKVLETRSKFDFDKGMKNKEFIVYYQPIIDTKQGSVFGFEALVRWNLYHKDLLVPSAFLSYIKSFETLLKLHKFVIVQSMHDLQSFISNGFHPYISINIDSNIFYHKKFIEMIDEIFSTFEHCDLVIFEIEEKGLGENRSSNHDIFEVCKKHGIKILIDNFKGEYFTLTHFINFPFDFIKVDKSLIINAIQDIENFAILEGSYAVAEAFLKDVIALGVETSDIIPTLNEIGIHYIQGYEIAKPKKLQDALQWITQYKVTNYLYHDSVSKKDSLKLLYAKMEHKAWIKKIEEFLTGKSDDLPIIDEKTCALSKYLQEFQQEVTKIKNKKLIQQKLQRLIPLHHQLHELAYEAQAFKEMGSDKDIKEYLEKMHHTSNRLISLIDDIAKLTASYS
- the aroC gene encoding chorismate synthase, whose product is MNSFGKRLIMTTFGESHGKAIGCVLDGVPAGLDIDETFIQNELDRRRPGKSKFATARKELDEVQILSGVFEGRSTGTPIAMVIFNKDQKSRDYSNIKDIFRPGHADFTYWHKYGIRDYRGGGRSSARETAARVAAGAVAKLLLKEFGIEVEAGVCEVAGIEAKEFDFDYAKTSEIFALDPYVETLQKEAILKAKEAHDSVGGAVLVRATNLPVGLGEPIYYKLDAVLAEALMSINAAKAVDIGLGREASRLYGSQNNDQITKEGFISNNAGGILGGISNGEDVIAKVWFKPTPSIFQKQRSIDVNGNEVEVELKGRHDPFVAARGSVVAEAMMALVIADMLLLNATSQLSHLKKVYL